One region of Peribacillus simplex genomic DNA includes:
- the spoVS gene encoding stage V sporulation protein SpoVS, which produces MEILKVSAKSNPNSVAGALAGVLRERGAAEIQAIGAGALNQAVKAVAIARGFVAPSGVDLICIPAFTDILIDGEERTAIKLIIEPR; this is translated from the coding sequence ATGGAAATATTAAAGGTTTCAGCAAAATCTAATCCTAATTCTGTAGCAGGCGCACTAGCGGGAGTGCTCAGAGAAAGAGGAGCAGCCGAAATTCAGGCAATCGGTGCAGGTGCGTTAAATCAAGCCGTCAAGGCAGTAGCAATCGCAAGAGGGTTTGTCGCACCTAGTGGAGTTGACTTGATTTGTATTCCTGCCTTTACAGATATACTTATTGATGGCGAAGAACGAACTGCTATAAAGCTAATCATTGAACCAAGATAA
- the rny gene encoding ribonuclease Y → MEPMTIIFTLLGLIVGAVVGYFIHKSKFESKIAGAKGSAEHILEDAKREAEALKKEALLEAKDEIHKVRSDSDRESRERRNELQKQENRLLQREENLDRKDETLDKRESLLEKKEDSLNQRQQHIEEMESKVEETVRKQQTELERVSGLTREEAKAIIIDRMENELAHDVALMIKESDTRAKEEADKKAKEVLSLAIQRCAADHVAETTVSVVNLPNDEMKGRIIGREGRNIRTLETLTGIDLIIDDTPEAVILSGFDPIRRETARLALEKLVQDGRIHPARIEEMVDKARREVDEHIREIGEQTTFEVGVHGLHPDLIKILGRLKFRTSYGQNVLKHSIEVAQLSGLLAAELGEDEVLARRAGLLHDIGKAIDHEVEGSHVEIGVELATKYKEHPTVINSIASHHGDTEPTSIISVLVAAADALSAARPGARSETLENYIRRLEKLEEISESYDGVEKSFAIQAGREVRILVKPEQIDDLSAHRLARDIRKRIEEELDYPGHIKVTVIRETRAVEYAK, encoded by the coding sequence ATGGAACCCATGACAATCATCTTCACTTTGCTTGGCCTAATCGTCGGTGCAGTTGTTGGTTATTTTATTCACAAATCAAAATTTGAGAGTAAAATAGCAGGGGCAAAGGGCTCTGCAGAACACATCCTTGAGGATGCAAAACGTGAAGCGGAAGCTCTTAAGAAAGAAGCCTTGTTGGAAGCAAAAGATGAAATTCATAAAGTTCGTTCTGATTCTGATCGGGAATCCCGTGAAAGAAGGAACGAATTACAAAAACAAGAAAATCGGTTATTGCAAAGAGAAGAGAATCTGGACCGAAAGGATGAAACGTTAGACAAACGTGAAAGCCTTTTGGAGAAAAAAGAAGATTCTCTAAACCAAAGACAACAGCATATTGAAGAGATGGAAAGCAAAGTGGAAGAGACGGTTCGTAAGCAGCAAACAGAGCTTGAACGTGTTTCCGGTTTAACTCGAGAAGAAGCTAAAGCAATCATTATAGACCGAATGGAAAACGAACTGGCTCACGATGTAGCGCTTATGATTAAAGAAAGTGATACCCGTGCCAAAGAAGAAGCTGATAAAAAAGCAAAAGAAGTTCTTTCTCTTGCCATTCAGCGTTGTGCGGCTGATCATGTTGCAGAAACCACCGTTTCTGTAGTGAATCTTCCAAACGATGAAATGAAAGGACGGATAATCGGACGTGAAGGACGAAATATCCGGACGTTAGAAACGCTAACAGGTATTGACCTTATTATTGATGATACTCCTGAAGCTGTCATTTTATCTGGATTTGATCCAATTAGACGGGAAACGGCACGCTTGGCTCTTGAAAAACTTGTTCAGGACGGACGGATTCATCCGGCTCGAATTGAAGAAATGGTTGACAAAGCAAGACGTGAGGTGGATGAACATATTCGTGAAATTGGTGAACAAACAACTTTTGAAGTTGGAGTTCACGGTCTCCATCCAGATCTTATCAAAATACTAGGACGTTTGAAGTTCCGTACAAGTTATGGGCAAAACGTACTTAAGCATTCAATTGAAGTGGCCCAGCTTTCAGGTTTACTGGCCGCAGAGCTTGGTGAGGATGAAGTTCTTGCCCGCCGTGCAGGTTTATTGCATGATATTGGGAAAGCGATTGATCATGAAGTGGAAGGCAGTCACGTTGAAATTGGCGTTGAATTAGCAACCAAATATAAAGAGCATCCAACTGTCATTAACAGCATCGCTTCCCATCATGGTGATACTGAACCAACTTCCATCATTTCAGTGCTTGTGGCTGCCGCTGATGCATTATCAGCTGCAAGACCGGGTGCTAGAAGTGAAACGCTTGAAAATTACATTAGAAGACTTGAAAAACTTGAGGAGATTTCCGAATCCTATGATGGAGTGGAAAAATCATTTGCGATTCAAGCCGGACGAGAAGTACGGATTCTAGTGAAACCAGAGCAAATCGATGACCTTTCGGCCCATCGACTCGCTCGTGATATCCGAAAAAGGATTGAAGAAGAGCTCGATTACCCAGGTCATATAAAAGTCACGGTCATCCGTGAAACAAGAGCAGTCGAATACGCCAAATAA
- a CDS encoding 2-oxoacid:ferredoxin oxidoreductase subunit beta, whose translation MATFKEFRNDVKPNWCPGCGDFSVQAAMQRAAANVGLEPENLAVVSGIGCSGRISGYIKSYGFHGIHGRSLPIAQGVKMANRELTVIASGGDGDGFAIGMGHTIHAIRRNIDITYIVMDNQIYGLTKGQTSPRSAAGFKTKSTPEGSIEQAVSPMELALSAGATFVAQSFSTDLKDLTAIIEAGINHKGFSFINVFSPCVTYNKINTYDWFKQNLTKLNTIEGYDSSNKEQAMQTLMKHDSLVTGIIYQDSSRPSYQELVPGYAEKALNKSDLTLDQAHFDKLVAEFM comes from the coding sequence ATGGCAACGTTTAAAGAGTTTCGTAATGATGTAAAACCCAACTGGTGTCCTGGCTGCGGAGATTTCTCCGTTCAGGCTGCCATGCAGCGTGCGGCGGCCAATGTAGGATTGGAGCCGGAGAATCTGGCTGTTGTTTCCGGTATCGGCTGTTCAGGACGTATATCCGGTTACATCAAGTCATACGGTTTCCACGGAATCCATGGCCGCTCTCTGCCAATTGCCCAAGGAGTGAAAATGGCCAACCGTGAATTGACCGTTATAGCTTCAGGCGGTGACGGAGATGGTTTTGCAATCGGGATGGGACACACTATTCATGCGATCCGTCGTAATATAGACATTACCTATATTGTCATGGATAACCAAATTTATGGTTTGACAAAAGGCCAGACCTCACCTAGATCTGCTGCTGGATTTAAAACGAAATCCACTCCAGAAGGATCAATAGAACAGGCTGTTTCACCTATGGAATTAGCTTTGTCAGCTGGCGCTACGTTTGTCGCCCAAAGCTTTTCCACTGACTTGAAAGACCTGACAGCGATCATTGAAGCAGGGATAAACCATAAAGGGTTTTCCTTTATCAATGTTTTCTCTCCTTGTGTAACATATAATAAGATTAATACGTATGATTGGTTTAAACAAAACTTAACTAAATTGAACACGATTGAAGGCTATGATTCATCAAATAAAGAACAGGCCATGCAGACTTTGATGAAACATGACAGCCTTGTGACAGGTATTATCTATCAAGACTCTTCACGTCCTTCGTACCAGGAATTAGTGCCAGGGTATGCTGAAAAAGCGTTAAATAAATCCGATTTGACACTGGATCAAGCGCACTTTGATAAGCTTGTTGCTGAATTTATGTAA
- the pgsA gene encoding CDP-diacylglycerol--glycerol-3-phosphate 3-phosphatidyltransferase, which translates to MNLPNKITVARICLIPVFLIIMLVPFSWGTLTWGEYSLPVAHLAGAILFIIASTTDWIDGHFARKYNMITDLGKFLDPLADKLLVSAALIVLVDLDLMYGQSWIAIVIISREFAVTGLRLVLAGTGEVVAANQLGKIKTWAQIVSISALLLHNLPFALISLPFANIALWIALIFTIWSGLDYFIKNKEVFVNSK; encoded by the coding sequence TTGAATCTGCCTAATAAGATTACAGTAGCAAGAATCTGTTTAATACCAGTATTTTTAATCATCATGCTCGTTCCTTTTTCTTGGGGGACGTTGACTTGGGGAGAATACAGTTTGCCAGTGGCACATTTAGCTGGTGCCATCCTCTTTATCATCGCTTCTACTACTGATTGGATCGATGGCCATTTTGCCAGGAAATATAATATGATTACTGATTTAGGGAAATTTTTAGATCCATTGGCTGATAAGCTTTTGGTTTCGGCTGCCCTAATTGTATTGGTTGATCTGGATTTAATGTACGGTCAGTCTTGGATTGCTATCGTGATCATTAGTCGTGAATTTGCTGTGACCGGTTTGCGTTTGGTACTGGCGGGTACAGGAGAAGTGGTTGCAGCGAATCAGCTTGGTAAAATTAAAACATGGGCACAAATTGTTTCTATTTCGGCATTATTGCTGCATAACCTTCCATTTGCCCTCATTTCTCTTCCGTTTGCTAATATCGCATTATGGATTGCATTGATCTTTACAATATGGTCAGGTTTGGATTATTTTATAAAAAACAAAGAAGTATTTGTTAATTCCAAGTAA
- a CDS encoding competence/damage-inducible protein A has translation MDAEIIAVGSELLLGQINNTNGRFLSQQFAEMGINVFYHTVVGDNDRRLQQAIEIAESRANLIVFTGGLGPTKDDLTKETIARHIGKKLVFNDEALQSIEAYFQKRDRPMTENNKKQALVLEGSEVLANDHGMAPGMVLSKSGITYMLLPGPPSEMEPMFLSYGYESIMNKLDKHERIDSKVLRFYGIGEAELETVIEDLLVNQTNPTIAPLAAEGEVTLRITAKDSSKEKCEELILESEKEILSRVGKFYYGSDNTSLIKELVKELTVRKLSIAAAESLTGGMFQEQLTTIPGAGKVFKGGIVSYTNDAKSNVLGVSDDTISEHGVVSGECAMEMASNVRKKLDADVGISFTGVAGPDEQEGKPVGTVFIGISYRDGKTHFKELNLSGSRAQNRIRSVKYGCHYLLRDL, from the coding sequence ATGGATGCAGAAATCATTGCAGTGGGCTCTGAGCTTCTTTTAGGACAAATCAATAACACTAATGGGAGATTCCTATCGCAGCAGTTTGCGGAAATGGGAATCAATGTTTTTTACCATACTGTAGTCGGGGATAACGACCGTCGTTTACAACAAGCTATAGAAATCGCTGAATCAAGGGCGAACTTGATCGTCTTTACAGGTGGACTAGGACCTACCAAAGATGATTTAACGAAGGAAACGATTGCTCGCCATATAGGGAAAAAGCTCGTTTTTAATGATGAGGCTTTGCAATCCATTGAAGCTTACTTCCAAAAACGGGACCGCCCGATGACGGAAAACAACAAGAAGCAGGCCCTTGTATTGGAGGGCAGTGAAGTGTTGGCGAACGATCATGGCATGGCACCGGGAATGGTCTTGTCCAAATCCGGGATTACATATATGCTTCTACCTGGTCCGCCAAGTGAAATGGAGCCGATGTTTTTAAGTTATGGTTATGAGTCGATCATGAATAAATTGGATAAGCACGAACGGATCGATTCCAAGGTTCTTCGGTTCTACGGGATAGGTGAAGCCGAACTGGAAACGGTTATTGAAGATCTTCTTGTCAATCAAACGAATCCGACAATTGCTCCTCTGGCAGCCGAAGGGGAAGTGACATTAAGGATTACCGCTAAAGACTCATCCAAAGAAAAATGCGAAGAGCTTATTTTAGAATCGGAAAAAGAAATCCTTAGCCGGGTAGGCAAGTTCTATTATGGAAGTGATAATACTTCGCTAATAAAGGAACTTGTAAAAGAATTAACGGTCCGTAAACTTTCAATCGCGGCAGCCGAAAGCTTGACAGGTGGAATGTTCCAAGAACAGCTGACAACCATCCCGGGGGCCGGTAAAGTTTTCAAAGGCGGCATTGTCAGTTATACGAATGATGCAAAGTCAAATGTACTTGGCGTCAGTGATGATACCATCTCTGAGCACGGGGTGGTCAGCGGTGAGTGTGCAATGGAAATGGCCTCTAATGTCCGGAAAAAGCTCGATGCAGACGTAGGCATAAGCTTTACGGGTGTCGCAGGACCGGATGAACAGGAAGGCAAGCCTGTTGGTACAGTATTCATTGGCATTTCTTATCGGGATGGAAAGACTCATTTCAAAGAATTGAATCTTTCCGGAAGCAGGGCGCAGAATCGTATTCGCAGTGTGAAGTACGGCTGTCATTACCTGTTAAGGGATTTATAA
- the recA gene encoding recombinase RecA, whose protein sequence is MSDRQAALDMALKQIEKQFGKGSIMKLGEQSDRRISTISSGSLALDVALGVGGYPRGRVIEIYGPESSGKTTVALHAIAEVQKTGGTAAFIDAEHALDPAYSEKLGVNIDELLLSQPDTGEQALEIAEALVRSGAVDIIVIDSVAALVPKAEIEGEMGDSHMGLQARMMSQALRKLSGAINKSNTIAIFINQVREKIGVMFGNPETTPGGRALKFYSTVRLEVRRAEQLKQGNEIVGNKTKIKVVKNKVAPPFRQAEVDIMYGQGISQEGEIIDMGADLDIVLKSGSWYSYNEERVGQGRENAKLFLKENQDIALEISQKIRDHYNLDGEHELPPEENETEEHFELLD, encoded by the coding sequence GTGAGTGATCGTCAAGCGGCTTTAGATATGGCGTTAAAACAAATTGAAAAACAATTTGGTAAAGGTTCTATTATGAAACTTGGGGAACAGTCTGATCGAAGGATTTCAACGATTTCAAGCGGTTCTTTAGCATTGGACGTAGCATTGGGAGTAGGCGGATATCCAAGAGGTCGGGTCATTGAGATATATGGACCTGAAAGCTCCGGTAAAACGACTGTCGCATTACATGCTATTGCAGAAGTACAAAAGACTGGTGGCACGGCTGCATTCATTGATGCTGAGCATGCTCTAGATCCAGCATATTCAGAAAAACTTGGTGTGAATATTGATGAGCTACTGCTTTCACAGCCTGATACGGGTGAACAAGCCTTAGAGATCGCCGAAGCGTTAGTTCGAAGTGGAGCGGTAGATATCATAGTCATTGATTCGGTTGCCGCACTTGTTCCTAAAGCTGAAATTGAAGGTGAAATGGGAGATTCCCATATGGGTCTTCAAGCACGGATGATGTCTCAGGCACTTAGAAAACTGTCTGGTGCCATTAATAAATCAAACACCATTGCCATTTTCATTAACCAAGTCCGTGAAAAAATTGGTGTAATGTTTGGGAACCCAGAAACGACTCCGGGAGGCCGGGCATTGAAGTTCTATTCAACTGTTCGCCTGGAAGTGCGTCGTGCGGAACAATTAAAACAAGGTAATGAAATTGTCGGTAATAAAACTAAAATCAAAGTTGTAAAAAACAAGGTTGCCCCTCCATTCCGTCAAGCAGAAGTTGACATCATGTATGGTCAAGGGATTTCTCAGGAAGGTGAAATCATCGATATGGGTGCAGATCTTGATATCGTCCTTAAAAGCGGCTCATGGTACTCATATAATGAAGAGCGTGTCGGACAAGGCCGCGAAAATGCGAAGCTGTTCTTAAAAGAAAATCAGGATATCGCTCTGGAAATTTCTCAGAAAATCAGAGATCACTATAATCTTGATGGAGAACATGAATTGCCACCAGAAGAAAATGAAACAGAAGAACATTTTGAATTACTTGATTAA
- a CDS encoding 2-oxoacid:acceptor oxidoreductase subunit alpha produces the protein MINQLSWKVGGQQGEGIESTGEIFCIALNRLGYYLYGYRHFSSRIKGGHTNNKIRVSTTETRAISDDLDILVAFDQETIDVNYKELHEGGIIIADAKFKPVCPEDTKAELYIVPFTEIAAELGTSLMKNMVAIGATCAVLGMEISVFNDVVDEIFGRKGEEIVKKNMEAITAGYKAMEVMLGEKLGAMELEKADGQKRLFMIGNDAIALGAVAGGCRFMAAYPITPASEIMEYLIKKLPQLGGTVIQTEDEIAAATMAIGANYGGVRAITASAGPGLSLKMEAIGLAGITETPIVIVDTQRGGPSTGLPTKQEQSDLMAMIYGTHGEIPKIVMAPSTVEEAFYDTAEAFNLAEEYQCPVIVLSDLQLSLGKQTVQPLDYSRVEIRRGKLVDFEIEEAENKSYFKRYKVTEDGVSPRVVPGMKNGIHHVTGVEHDETGRPSETALNRKVQMDKRMRKLNNLTNTFQTPVYKNTPHEEADLLILGFNSTRGTIDEAIGRLETDGMKVNHAQIRLIHPFPADEVLSLVQSAKKVVVIENNATGQLANIIKMNVGHVNKIKSILKYDGNPFLPHEIHTQCKEMFEYGNV, from the coding sequence ATGATCAATCAACTTTCATGGAAAGTTGGCGGACAACAAGGTGAAGGTATTGAAAGTACAGGAGAAATATTCTGTATTGCCCTCAATCGCTTAGGTTATTACTTGTATGGCTACCGTCATTTCTCATCCCGAATCAAGGGTGGACACACGAATAACAAAATTCGTGTAAGTACTACGGAAACTCGTGCTATCTCTGATGATTTAGACATCTTAGTTGCTTTTGACCAAGAAACAATTGACGTCAATTATAAAGAATTACATGAGGGTGGCATCATAATCGCAGATGCAAAATTCAAACCTGTCTGCCCAGAAGATACAAAGGCAGAATTATATATTGTTCCATTTACGGAAATAGCAGCCGAATTAGGAACATCTTTAATGAAAAATATGGTCGCTATCGGTGCGACATGTGCTGTTCTAGGAATGGAAATTTCCGTATTCAACGATGTGGTGGATGAAATATTCGGCCGCAAAGGTGAAGAAATCGTAAAGAAGAATATGGAAGCCATTACTGCTGGCTATAAGGCAATGGAAGTGATGCTTGGAGAAAAACTGGGCGCAATGGAGCTTGAAAAAGCAGACGGCCAAAAACGATTGTTCATGATCGGGAACGATGCTATCGCTCTAGGTGCAGTTGCAGGCGGTTGCCGCTTCATGGCCGCTTATCCAATTACTCCAGCCTCGGAAATTATGGAATACCTGATTAAAAAACTTCCTCAATTGGGTGGGACGGTCATACAGACTGAAGATGAAATTGCAGCGGCTACAATGGCGATTGGTGCAAACTATGGTGGTGTACGTGCCATCACTGCTTCAGCTGGACCTGGACTTTCCTTGAAGATGGAAGCGATTGGTTTAGCGGGCATTACCGAGACGCCAATTGTCATTGTCGATACTCAGCGTGGCGGTCCATCTACGGGACTTCCTACAAAACAGGAGCAATCCGATTTAATGGCCATGATTTATGGTACTCATGGTGAAATCCCTAAAATCGTAATGGCTCCAAGTACAGTTGAAGAAGCTTTTTATGATACGGCAGAAGCATTCAATCTTGCAGAGGAATATCAATGTCCAGTTATCGTTTTATCCGATTTACAGCTATCACTAGGTAAACAAACGGTTCAGCCGCTTGATTACAGCAGAGTGGAGATAAGACGCGGTAAATTGGTGGACTTTGAAATTGAAGAGGCTGAAAACAAATCTTACTTCAAGCGTTATAAAGTAACGGAAGACGGGGTCTCACCTCGTGTAGTGCCTGGTATGAAAAATGGAATTCACCATGTTACCGGTGTTGAACATGACGAAACGGGCAGACCTTCTGAGACGGCTTTGAATCGTAAAGTGCAAATGGATAAACGGATGCGTAAGCTGAATAACTTAACTAACACATTCCAAACACCAGTATACAAAAACACACCGCATGAAGAAGCGGATTTATTAATTCTTGGTTTTAACTCTACACGCGGAACCATTGATGAAGCGATCGGCCGGTTAGAAACGGATGGAATGAAAGTGAATCATGCGCAAATCCGTTTGATTCATCCTTTCCCGGCTGATGAAGTCCTATCGTTGGTGCAAAGTGCTAAGAAAGTAGTAGTTATTGAAAATAATGCGACTGGACAATTGGCTAATATTATCAAGATGAATGTCGGACATGTTAATAAAATTAAAAGCATCCTAAAATATGATGGCAACCCATTCCTCCCGCATGAAATTCACACACAATGCAAGGAGATGTTCGAATATGGCAACGTTTAA
- a CDS encoding helix-turn-helix domain-containing protein — MFYLTELGNRLREAREAKGLSLEDLQELTKIQKRYLIGIEEGNYSMMPGKFYVRAFIKQYCEAVGLDSEEIFEQYKSEVPSVYSEELPEQLSRVQSRKTMPAGNSKVVEMLPKVLAAVLVIGAAVLIWVLVSNYMSKPDIDDKKGAKQSEAVGYNKSAGFNNEEKENPDKKQNDVKPDSSDKKNEDESDVKDEKKEQKLAVISSSGKNSTYELKNTDTFKLKVTSKGSPWVGIKNGEGKLLFQGTIDNNESQEIDFTNEKEAVINIGRAYETEIFVNDEKLEYSISPTEVNTQLVTIQFTKAE; from the coding sequence GTGTTTTATTTGACTGAGTTAGGTAATCGATTAAGGGAAGCTAGGGAAGCCAAAGGGCTTAGCCTAGAAGATTTACAGGAATTAACGAAGATTCAAAAGCGTTACCTCATTGGCATTGAAGAGGGTAATTACAGTATGATGCCTGGAAAGTTCTATGTACGGGCATTCATAAAGCAATATTGTGAAGCGGTCGGGCTGGATTCAGAAGAGATTTTCGAACAATATAAGAGTGAAGTGCCTTCAGTCTATAGCGAGGAATTGCCAGAACAGCTTTCAAGGGTCCAATCCCGGAAAACGATGCCGGCAGGGAATTCCAAGGTTGTAGAAATGTTACCTAAGGTCCTGGCTGCCGTTTTAGTCATTGGTGCAGCTGTATTGATATGGGTCCTGGTATCGAACTATATGAGTAAGCCGGATATTGATGATAAAAAGGGCGCTAAACAGAGCGAAGCCGTGGGTTACAATAAAAGTGCTGGGTTTAATAATGAAGAAAAAGAGAATCCAGACAAGAAACAGAATGATGTAAAACCAGATTCATCTGATAAGAAGAATGAAGATGAATCAGATGTTAAAGATGAAAAGAAAGAGCAAAAGCTTGCCGTCATCAGTTCCAGCGGTAAAAATAGTACGTATGAATTGAAAAATACGGATACCTTTAAATTAAAGGTGACTTCCAAAGGCTCACCATGGGTAGGCATAAAAAATGGTGAAGGTAAATTACTATTCCAGGGCACCATCGACAATAATGAGAGCCAGGAAATTGATTTCACGAATGAAAAAGAAGCTGTCATCAATATTGGCAGAGCGTATGAAACTGAAATTTTTGTAAATGATGAGAAGCTGGAGTATTCCATTTCACCGACTGAAGTGAATACGCAATTGGTAACGATACAATTTACGAAAGCCGAATAG
- a CDS encoding dipeptidase, whose protein sequence is MAIFDAHCDVLMKMFKDPDISFLDSDKLHITKRGLLDEGGKVQCFAIYIPENVHPDMRFQAALAMVDIFHEKILSEPEMKFIKTKADIDSLKEKEIGAMLTLEGCDCIGNDLLKLKTLIHLGVSSVGLTWNYANLVADGALESRGGGLTGFGTEVVALLNEKSIWCDLSHLSEAGFWDTLKKAKFPIASHSNAYQLCSNPRNLKDGQIKALLQKNGVIGVTFVPQFLSNGESASIKDILKHIEHICSLGGERQIGLGSDFDGIDHMVENLMSYKDYHNFINELNMLYSSEFVKGLLFGNFTRNFPLKQELS, encoded by the coding sequence TTGGCGATTTTTGATGCACATTGTGATGTGTTGATGAAGATGTTCAAAGATCCGGATATTTCTTTTTTAGATAGTGATAAATTACATATAACAAAGCGGGGGTTATTGGATGAAGGAGGAAAAGTCCAATGTTTTGCGATTTATATTCCAGAGAATGTCCACCCGGATATGAGATTTCAAGCGGCTTTGGCGATGGTGGATATTTTTCATGAAAAGATTTTATCAGAGCCGGAAATGAAATTTATAAAGACCAAAGCAGACATCGATTCTCTAAAAGAAAAGGAAATCGGTGCGATGCTAACCTTAGAGGGATGCGATTGCATTGGAAATGATTTATTAAAACTGAAAACACTAATTCATCTTGGAGTGTCCTCTGTAGGTTTGACTTGGAATTACGCAAACTTGGTAGCAGATGGGGCATTAGAATCAAGAGGGGGCGGATTGACAGGGTTTGGAACAGAGGTGGTCGCGCTTTTGAATGAGAAATCAATTTGGTGTGATTTATCCCATCTATCTGAAGCTGGATTTTGGGACACCCTAAAGAAGGCAAAATTCCCAATTGCCTCCCATTCGAATGCCTATCAGCTTTGTTCGAATCCGCGAAATTTAAAAGACGGCCAGATAAAAGCACTTTTGCAAAAAAATGGAGTGATAGGGGTAACCTTTGTCCCTCAATTCCTATCTAATGGTGAATCGGCTTCGATAAAGGATATCTTGAAACATATAGAACATATATGCAGTTTGGGCGGGGAAAGACAAATTGGATTAGGGTCTGACTTCGATGGAATCGATCATATGGTAGAAAATTTAATGTCATATAAGGATTATCATAATTTTATCAATGAACTCAACATGCTTTATTCAAGTGAGTTCGTAAAAGGTCTCCTTTTTGGTAATTTCACTCGTAATTTTCCGCTTAAACAGGAATTATCTTAA
- a CDS encoding TIGR00282 family metallophosphoesterase, with protein sequence MKLLFIGDVVGSPGRDMIQEYLPKLKEKYRPHITVINGENAASGRGITEKIYRSFLEWGAQAVTMGNHTWDNRDIFNFIDDAKYLVRPANFPDRAPGDGMKFLKLNQQEIAVINLQARTFMPDLDCPFKKAEELVAEAQKRTPIIFVDFHGEATSEKQAMGWFLDGKVTAVVGTHTHVQTADNRILPAGTAYISDVGMTGPYDGILGMEREAVIHRFLTSLPVRFEVPKEGRTLLSGVLLEIDDKTGKAKKIERILINEDHPFDN encoded by the coding sequence ATGAAATTGCTATTTATTGGAGATGTAGTGGGGTCTCCTGGTCGTGATATGATCCAAGAATACCTTCCTAAGTTAAAAGAAAAGTATCGTCCGCATATCACGGTCATCAACGGGGAAAATGCTGCAAGTGGCCGGGGAATTACAGAAAAGATTTACCGCAGTTTTTTAGAGTGGGGAGCGCAGGCAGTGACCATGGGAAACCATACATGGGATAATCGCGATATTTTCAATTTTATTGATGACGCGAAATATCTCGTCCGGCCAGCGAACTTTCCGGACAGAGCACCTGGCGATGGAATGAAATTTTTAAAATTGAATCAACAGGAAATAGCGGTCATCAATTTGCAGGCTAGAACGTTCATGCCGGATTTGGATTGTCCGTTCAAAAAGGCGGAAGAACTAGTGGCGGAGGCTCAAAAAAGGACACCAATCATCTTTGTTGATTTTCACGGAGAGGCTACAAGTGAAAAGCAAGCTATGGGGTGGTTCCTGGATGGGAAGGTTACAGCCGTTGTTGGTACACACACACACGTCCAGACAGCCGATAACCGTATTTTACCTGCTGGCACCGCTTACATATCAGATGTAGGCATGACAGGACCGTATGATGGCATCCTTGGTATGGAAAGAGAGGCAGTAATCCATCGGTTCCTAACTAGCCTTCCTGTTCGTTTCGAAGTGCCTAAGGAGGGGCGGACGCTATTAAGTGGGGTTCTCCTTGAAATTGATGATAAAACTGGCAAAGCTAAAAAAATTGAAAGAATACTGATTAACGAAGATCACCCCTTTGATAATTGA